A window of Raphanus sativus cultivar WK10039 unplaced genomic scaffold, ASM80110v3 Scaffold4646, whole genome shotgun sequence contains these coding sequences:
- the LOC130507498 gene encoding uncharacterized protein LOC130507498, producing MIFYYQNHILLVTTFLDCAYEDLLFSSPFVGQNAILEFFGKFIEATSTDLQFLIDDISKEESSAVGVSWHLEWKGKNFPFSKGCSFYRLEVTDGKRQIVYGRDCVEPAIDTVLV from the exons ATGATATTTTATTACCAAAA CCACATTCTACTTGTGACAACTTTTCTG GACTGCGCCTACGAGGATCTCCTCTTCTCTTCCCCTTTCGTTGGCCAAA ATGCAATTCTAGAGTTCTTCGGGAAGTTCATCGAAGCAACAAGCACGGATCTGCAGTTCCTGATCGATGACATTTCTAAAGAGGAGTCGTCAGCTGTTGGAGTTTCGTGGCATTTAG AATGGAAAGGCAAGAACTTCCCGTTTAGTAAAGGTTGCAGCTTTTACCGGCTTGAGGTTACTGATGGCAAGAGACAGATTGT ATATGGAAGGGACTGCGTTGAGCCTGCAATCGACACAGTTCTGGTATGA